The Sinomicrobium kalidii region GCTGCATCTCCACTTTGAATTTCATCACGGTGGCGCGGTAAAAGGGGCCAATAAAGATCTGGAGAACATCAAAAAACATCTCCGGACCGGGGATATGGACATGACGGACCTGTGGACAAGAAAACTGGCGTATCATTTTTCCAGCCATGTCCTGCACACCATTTTCTGGACGAACCTGACCAATAAGAAAACAGAACCTAAGGCGGAACTTCTTCGGCAGATCGAGAAAGATTTCGGTTCGTTTGACCGCCTGCAGGCCTATATGGCTAAAGTATCCAAATCTGTAGAAGGCAGCGGTTGGGGTATATTGGGATACCAACCCTATTCCCGATCGTTAACCTTATTGCAATGTGAAAACCATCAAAAACTCACCCAATGGGGCGTTATTCCACTTTTGGTCATAGATGTCTGGGAACACGCTTATTACCTGAAATACAAAAACAAAAGAGGAGATTTTGTAGATACCCTATTGGAGATTATCGACTGGGACAATGTGGCAGAACGGTTTGTAACCGCTAAAAAATTACACGGATAATTTTTTGCCGGGATAGAGAATAAGACCACATGCCCACATTTGTGTTGCTACCACCAGTATAAATCATATGATCCATAAAATGATTCGAGATCTGCATCCCAGGGTCCACATAACATTAAAAGCCTCTCTTCGAAGAGGTTTTTGTTCATTATGACTTTTGTTTTGTTGTAATATATTACATACCCAGAGATTCTTTATCATAGTTGCATCACCTGAAATCCGAACCTTAAAAGAAATGCGCGGGAATATCCCGGATCAACCCTAAAAGTTATTGGACATTGTTGGGGTTCAGATGCAAGACAGTAGGACATAAGAAGTACGACTTGCGATTTATTAAATAGTTCCTTTTTGTTACAGTGTTTGTATTGACCTCGATTGAGGGTCATTTATTGCAGCCCTTGAGTAATATAAAAATTATATTCTTGTTGTTGGGTTAACAGGTTAACGACAGGTTATTGAGTTCGTGCGTGATACCTAAATAACCAAAATACAATTTTACAGCGTGGTTTTGTTTTTTGCAAATGAAGGGAAACCGGAAACGATCCCGGGTTTACGATATATCAGCCTCACATACAACATTCAATCCAAAAAACATTCGTGTATCCGTGGCAAAACCAAAACCGGAAACTTACAATAAGCGAAAAACCCTACAACCTTTGATCCTGCTCCTATATCCTTTTTGAATTTTAAGATTTCTTTAATATTTACTTATTCTCAGATTTAATAGTTTAGTGCCGGTTTTTTGACAAAACAAACATAAATTTTACTGAAACAGACAAAAAAATAACACTTTAAGTCAAAATACCTCATTTGTTACCTGTACTTAGACTTTAGTATTAATTTAATGATAATTAAACTATGTTCACTTGTACAAAACACCTGTCTTGTCTTTTTTTTCTTTTTACTTTCATTCACTTATTACCGCACACTACAAGTGCACAGGGAGTGTCTCTTTACACCCCTTATACTAAAATAACAGTCCCTCCGGGTGAATCCTTAAACTATTCGGTAGACGTGATCAACAAGACCGGAGCTACCAGGACCTCCCGGGTTACAATTTCGGGGCTACCGGAAGAATGGCACTATGAACTCAAGTCCGGTGGGTACGATATCGAAGAGATTTCTGTACTTCCCGGAGAAAAGAAAACCCTGTCACTAACCGTCAATGTTCCCTTTAAAATAGACAAGGGCACTTATAATTTTAATGTTACGGCACAGGGTTACTCCACATTACCTCTTGCAGTTACCGTTTCCCGGAAAGGTTCGTCACAAGCACAGTTCAGCTCCAAACAGACCAATATCCAGGGCGCAGCCAATTCCACCTTTACATACAATGCCGAACTGAGAAACGGCAGTGGGGAAAACGAAGTATATGCACTCCGCGCCATGAAACCACGCGGATGGAACGTCCGCTATAAAGTCGGTGGAAAACAGGTGTCTTCCGTAAATGTGGAACCTAATCAGACCCAGAGAATAACCATAGAAGTCTACCCCCCGGCAGAGATAAAGGCCGGAACCTATAAAATTCCGGTAATTGCAGGTTCGGGAAGCATTTCCGCCAGGCTGGAACTGGAATCGGTGATTACGGGGACTTATGACATATCCCTCACTACTCCCACAGGACGGCTAAGCACCAAAGTCACTTCAGGAGGTAAAAAGAAGATCAAACTTCTTGTGAAAAACACCGGCTCGGCAGCCGTAGACAATATAGAACTGAAAGCCAAGACCCCGGTAAACTGGGAGGTTACCTTTGAACCTGAAAAAATCAACCACCTGGAATCCGGTAAAAGCGAAGAAGTCCATGCCACTATTGCCGTAGATAACAAAGCACTTGCAGGCGATTACATGGCAGACCTGCAGGCTACATCTCCCGAAGCAAAGTCTGAAGCCTCATTCAGGATTTCAGTAAAAACATCTGTGCTTACGGGCTGGGCAGGTATCCTCATTATACTCATTGCCATTGGAAGTGTATATATCCTAATCCGAAAATACGGAAGGAGATAAACCATGAAATCATCTATTATAGAACTTAAGGACCTGACCAAGGAATACGGGACCCTGAAGGCGGTTAATAAACTCAACCTGGATATCGAAAAAGGGGAGGTTTTCGGTCTCCTCGGACCCAACGGGGCGGGTAAGTCCACCACCATTCTGATGATGCTGGGACTCACCGAACCTACCTCGGGTTACGCCAGGGTATGCGGGTTTGATGCTACATCGGCCCCCATTGAGGTCAAAAAACGTGTGGGATACCTGCCGGACAATGTCGGTTTCTACGAAAACCGGACAGGGCTGGAAAACCTGGCCTATATTGCCCGGCTTAACCGCATGGCCGAAAAAGAAATAAAACCCCGGGCCCTCGAATTACTGAAAAGGGTTGGACTGGAAAATGTTGCCCATAAAAAGGTAGGCACCTACTCACGGGGGATGAAACAGCGCCTCGGTCTGGCGGACGTGCTGATCAAAAACCCCGAGGTCATCATACTCGATGAACCTACACTGGGTATCGATCCCTCAGGGGTACGTGAATTTTTAGAACTGATCCGAAGGCTGAGCAGGGAACAGCAACTCACCGTATTGCTCTCTTCCCATCATCTTCACCAGGTACAACAGGTATGTGACCGGGTCGGGATTTTTGTTCGCGGTTCCATGATCGCTCGCGGAGATATCCCCGCATTATCCAAAACATTGTTCAACAGCGAACCCTATATAGTGGAAGTTGAGATAAAACCTCCTTTTTCACCGGAAAACCATCCGATAAAGGATATTTTATGCAACATCAGGGAGGTAAGCAGTGTAAAGCAAGCTAATGAAAGGATGCTTATTGCCTGCACCAGCGACATAACCCCGGTGATTGCAAAAACCCTGGTAGAAGCCAACCTGAACATTCAGTACCTGTGCAGGAAGGAATACGGACTGGACGATATTTACCAACGCTATTTTGAAGGAAATCATGAGAATTACCCGAAAATTGCATAACCCCCTCAATCGCATAAAAGATTTTTTCCCGGACGGCATGTTAATGCGGAATCTTATATCCGGAAAAAAAACAGAAAAAGGCAGCCCGGTCCATCCTTTTTGGGCCATTGTCCGGAAAGAGGTTGCAGACCATATCAGGAGCTGGCGTTTTATCATTCTCCTTATGATGATAGTGCTTACCTGTTTCGGTTCGCTGTATATCTCCATAACCAATCTCCCGGAAGCCCTGGCCAACACCAGGGACCCCAACAGTGATTTTGTTTTCCTGAAACTGTTTACGGCATCAGACGGCTCCCTTCCCCCGTTTCATATTCTTCTGGGTTTCCTGGGGCCGCTCCTGGGTATTGGTATGGGATTTGACGCAGTGAATTCCGAACAAACCGGCGGAACACTTGTCCGGATCATGGCGCAGCCCATACACCGCGATTATGTTATCAATGCCAAGTTCACGGGAGCACTGATCATTACCGGCATACTGTTTTTTGCACTCAGTTTATTCATGGTAGGACTCGGCATGGTTATAACGGGATTGTCCCCCTCACCGGAAGAATTTCTCAGGATCATGGCCTTTACTTTCCTATCCGTTATCTATATCGCATTCTGGCTAAACCTTTCTATCCTTTTCTCCGTAAAATTTAAACGGGCGGCTACTTCTGCCCTTACTTCCATTGCCGTATGGCTGTTTTTCACGGTTTTTTACCAGATCATCATAGGTATGACCGCAAAGGCCCTGACCCCGACAAGCCCGTTTGGCAGACGGGGGATTACAAGGCTTGCAGTACAGTTGCTCGACATAGCCCCCAGCCGGTTATTTTCCGATGCTACCACAACCTTGCTGGTACCTTCGGTAAGGAGCCTCGGACCATTGTCCATGCAACAGATGCATCGGGCAATTCCGTCTTCACTGTCCCTCAAGGACAGCCTTATGATCGTATGGCCGCAACTTACCGGACTTATAGCCGTTACAGTACTCTGTTTTTCCCTTTCCTATTATTTGTTTATGCGACAAGAGGTGAGGTCCTGATTCAGGAAACAATGGTCCGGTGGATTTTCAGATCGCCGTCAAAAACAACCATATCGGCCTTACATCCTTTTCCAATACGGCCGAGCCTGTTGCTTTTAAGAAGCCGGGCAGGGTAGGCCGATGTCATCCGAAGGGCTTCTTCCAAAGGAATTCCGGCATACCTGACCGCATTCCGCACACACTGCATCATGTTCAGGGCCGACCCGGACAAGGTTCCGTCCGGCAATACATACCTGTCGTCCCTGAACAGGTGCTGGTATTCGCCCTCCCGGATCTCGGTCACAGCATCCGTGATAAAGAACAAACGGTCTTTCATAATCTTCTTTGCTGTCCGGATAACGGCATAATCCACATGGACACCGTCACAGACAATACTCGCCATGGCCAAAGAATGATCGAATACGGCACCGACCACACCCGGCGCCCGGTGGTGCAGGGGCGACATGGCATTGAAAAGGTGTGTGGCAGCGGGTATACCCCGGTTAAAGCCGTACATGGCTTCTTCATAAGTGGCATTACTGTGTCCGGCAGAAACCAGGACCCCGTTTTCCAGCAAAAGATCGAGTACTTTATCACTGCACTGCTCCGGGGCAAGGGTCATCATTTTAAAAAGGTCCCCGCCCTTGCGCATCAGCAGTTCTATTTCTTCCGGGGTAGGTGACTTGACACATTCCCGGAGATGTGCACCGCGTTTGTCGGGACTGATATACGGTCCTTCCAGGTGAACCCCGAGAAGCCCCTTCCCCCCTTCCTCCAAATACGTCTTTGCCACTTCAAGGCCTTTCAGGAATTTTTCTATGGTATTGGTGGCCAGCGTAATCATAAAATGCGTACATCCGCCACGCAGGCAATACGAATAGGTAGCCTGAAGAGAGGCTACACTTAACTCATGGGAAAACAATTTTCCGTCGCCACCATAAATCTGAAGGTCAATAAAGGCGGGCGCGAGGTACATTCCGCCCAGGTCTTCCCTGCGGTATTCCTCTGGAATATTTTCAACAGGGATAACATCTTCAATAACGCCATCCCGGACAAGGACAGCTTTATCCGTTTCGATGGAATCTCCGGTAAATATCCAGGCATTGGTATAGGCTATCGGCATAGGCACGGTCTTATACCGGATAAATATACAAAAATGTTCCGGCGAAAGAACCTACCTGGCCACAAGCTGTACGGTGTTCTGTAGTCGTTGTTTCAGCAATATCTCCTTGTCGTTTTCCAGTTCGTCCAGGGACTCTGTTGTGGCATGCCTCACCGTGTAGAGCGATACTCCTTCCTCGCACTCTACCTTAAACTTGGCCTTGAGTATATTCAACAGGTCCTGGAGCTTGTTGAATTTATTGTCCACACATACCGAAAAACTAATGGCAGAGTTCTGGATAACATCCACCTTCATCCGGTGGTCGTGAAGCAACCTGAATATTTCGCTGATATTGTCTTCCACAATAAAAGAGAAATCGAGGGAAGAAAGGGAGATCAACACCTGATTCTTTTTCACGATAAAACACGGGATCTGAGGCTCCAGATGTTGTCCTTTGCTTACACTGGTCCCCTTTTCCGTGGGATTTACGAAAGATTTCACATACAACGGTATTTCCTTGCGTTGCAGGGGTTGTAACGTTTTGGGGTGGATTACGGATGCCCCGTAAAATGCCAGTTCTATGGCTTCCGTATAGGAAATCTGATTGAGCAGCCGGGCATTCTCAAAATACCTCGGGTCGGCATTCAGTACGCCGGGTACGTCTTTCCATATGGTAACGCTCTCCGCGTTGAGACAGTATGCAAATATCGCCGCCGTGTAATCCGAGCCTTCCCTGCCGAGTGTGGTAGTAAAATTATTGGGATCGCTCCCCAGAAATCCCTGGGTAATATTCAGCAGACTTTTATTCACCCCTTCATTTATGTTTTGTTGCGTGTTTTCCCAATCTACACTGGCATCGCGATAACTGTCATCGGTCTTGATAAAGTTCCGCACGTCGAGCCAGGTGTTTTTGATACCGGTTTCCAGCATATACTGGCTTATTATTGTAGTGGAGACCAGTTCACCGAAACCTATCACCTGGTCATACACAAAACTGTAGTTGGGCGATTTGTTTCTTCCCAGAAAGGAACTCAGTTCTGCAAAAAGTCCGTCCACTTTCCAGAAAACGGGGTGGCTTTCCCTTTCAAAGAGTTCGAGCAATATCTTGTCGTGATATTTTTTTACATCCTGTATTGAACGCTGTAACTCTTCTTCATTGTGAAAGTAGTTATTTATAACTTCTTCAAGGGCATTGGTGGTCTTTCCCATTGCAGAGACCACAAGAAGGGTATTGTCATATCCTACGGTTTCCAATACCTTCACCACATTCTTGACCCCCTGGGCATCCTTGACCGATGCTCCTCCGAACTTAAATATTTTCATAGGTTTTCTATCTCTTATCGATTGTCGGGTTCTGAAAATCAAACAACACGTTTTCTTTCTTTACCACTCGTTCATTACTGTTTTTCCCCTGATCTGTCCTGTTATTTGAGGTTGGCAACATAGTTGGCTATGCCCTTCTCGTCAAGGTGTACTACATTCCATTCTTTAATGATGCGGGCGCCGTTGTGTTCATAAAACTTAATAGCCGGTTCGTTCCAGTCGAGCACTTCCCAGTTTATCCGTTTTACCCCGAGTTCATGACCGTATTCGATCACCCTCGACAGCAATGCCTTCCCCAGGCCCTTACCCCGGTATTTACGGGACACAACAAGATCTTCCAGGTGTAAGGCAATTCCCTTCCAGGTAGAATAACGCGGATACACCAGTGCAATCCCTGCAATATTATCTTCCATTTCGGCCACAAAACAGTGAAAGGCAGGTTTTTCCCCGAAACCGTCCCGTTCGAGGTCTTCCACAGTGATCTCCACCGCATCCGGTTCTTTTTCAAAAACTGCCAGTTCTTCGATTAATGCCATGACTCCGGGCATATCCCCTATTGTAGCATCTCTGATAATATATGGCGCCATTGTTGTTCCGATTTTCTTTGCTGTTCTAAATGTAACACAAAGTTATATAAGTATTTTTTAACTGGGAATAAATTCCTTCCGAAATCGTTTTAGTTTCACAATTTTGTCGATATTTGTGACCGGGACAACGTCATTCATACAGATTCTTATCAAACATCGGGGTTGAATTCCGGAAAATGACCATTAAGCAGGGGAAAATACACGCAGTTACTGACAAAGGTTGCCTTTACGGCACGAGGTACCCCGGCTTCGTATCCCATACGGAAAACTACCATCCGTATACTACATTTTCATACCGCACTACATTAATCACTCAACATACAGAAAACAAGATCCTATGAAAAAACATAAAACTCTGGGAGAATTCATTATTGAAAAACAGGCGGAATTCAGGTATTCTTCCGGTGAACTGTCCAAACTCATCAATGCCATACGCCTCGCGGCCAAAGTGGTGAATCACGAAGTGAACAAGGCCGGACTTGTAGATATCATAGGCGCTTCGGGAGATACAAACATACAGGGCGAAAACCAGCAAAAGCTGGATGTCATGGCCAATGAAAAATTCATACAGACCCTGACCAACAGGGAAATTGTCTGCGGAATTGCTTCGGAGGAGGAAGACGACTTTATAACCATCAACAGCCTGGACAAAAAACACCAGAACAAATACATTGTCCTGATTGACCCGCTTGACGGTTCGAGCAACATAGATGTCAATGTTTCCGTGGGGACCATTTTTTCCATCTACAGAAGGGTCACTCCCATCGGCACCCCGGTTACACTTGACGACTTTCTTCAGCCGGGAAGGAATCAGGTGGCCGCCGGTTATGTCATCTACGGCACTTCCACCATGCTGGTATACACTACCGGGCACGGTGTAAACGGGTTTACGCTAAACCCCGCAATAGGCACTTTTTACCTGTCTCACCCCAATATGTGCTATCCCGAAAACGGAAGGATATATTCTGTAAACGAAGGCAATTACATCCATTTCCCCCAGGGAGTGAAAGATTATATAAAATATTGTCAGAAAGAGGAAGACGATCGCCCTTATACTTCCAGATATATCGGCTCGCTGGTATCGGATTTTCACCGGAACATGATAAAAGGCGGTATTTACATGTACCCGAAAAGCAGCAAAACACAAGACGGAAAACTGCGTTTGCTCTACGAATGCAACCCTATGGCCCTTATTGCCGAACAGGCCAATGGTAAGGCCAGTGACGGCTTCCGGCGCATCCTTGATATCCAGCCCGAAGAACTCCACCAGCGCACCTCCTTCTTCTGCGGCAGTAAAAAAATGGTGGAGAAAACAGAAGAGTTTATGCTTAAGTCCCCCAGTTAAAGGTATTTGCACCTTTTTTACCTGATTTTTGTTACCTTTGTCCCAAATTCATACCGTACAACCATGGCAAAGGAAAAAAATCACCCTGAGACAAATGGAACATCCGTTGATCCTACGTCCAAAATAGAAGCGATAAAAAACCTTATTTTCGGCGAGAATATTCAGGAATACAATACTGAATTCGAAGCTGTTAAAAAAGACATTACACAAAAAAAGAAAGAGCTCGAGGCCTTGATCGAAGATACCCGTACGGAGCTCATGCAAACCATTGACAACCTGGGGACAGACGTTAACATCAGGATCACGGAACTGGAAAACTCACTCCAGGACAAAGCAGATACACTGGACCAGAAAAAGGTAGACAGGTCTACTCTCGGAAAACTCCTCATTCAACTCGGAGAAAAGATAAAGGACAAATAAAGGGCGATTAACAAGATATTATCACAGTAATACAATCCATACATTTAGGCAATCTGAACACAAACAGGATTGCCTGTTGTCTGTTTCCTGTAATCCAAACACCCTTAATAACGGGTAAAACCTGCAATTATCTTTGTGATGAATGAGAATGACAAGCTAAACATCCTGAAAGATATTCTCCTCACGGATGACCGGGAGTACGCAGAGACCATTGCCAAACGTATAAAAGCGTTGGAAAAGGTACTTCATACCCGTTCGGAACTTGCAGACAGGGTAGACCCCATAATAGACCACAAACTGGACGAGTTCATCGACGAAATCCCGAAGACCCTGGGGCCCACCATTACGAAAACCCTGAAAACGGAAATCAAAAATTCTAAGGAACAGGTGGTAGAGGCACTTTACCCCATTATGGGTAAAATGATCAAGAAATACGTATGGCAGGAAATAAAGTTATTGTCGGAAAGGGTGAGCAAGCAGGTAGAAAACAGTTTTTCGTTAAATGCCTGGAAACGAAAGGCGAAAGCCTGGTTTACGGGGGTAAAGGAACACGACCTCATCCTTTCGGAACTCGGAAATGCTTCCGTAGAGCAGGTATTTATCATCGAAAAAAATTCGGGCATACTGCTGGGCAATTATTCCAAGACAAAGACCATAGACGAAGACATGTTTTCCGGGATGCTGACAGCCATTAAATCCTTTGTAGAAGACGCTTTCCAGCAAAAGGGACAAAATCTCGAACTCATAGAATATGAATTGTATCACATTCACATACAAAGTTTCGTTTCTTACTACGTAGCCGTAGTGGTTTCCGGACAATATACTACCCCAATTAAAAACAAATTACAGGATATTATTTTTAATTTTTCCGAAAACTTCCTGAGTTTAATGATCTATAATCCGGATATCGATAAAAATGATATTGTAAACGAACTAAATTATTATTTTAATAATGACCATATCTAAAAAAATTGTTCTTTTGGGGCATTTTGGTGTAGGGAAAACCTCTTTGGTACGACGTTTTGTAGAGAACACCTTTTCTGATAATTATAAAGTCACCATCGGAGTACACATTTTAAAAAAAGAAGTGAAACTGCCGGAAAACCAGGTCAATCTCATTATCTGGGATATAGAAGGCAGTGAAGATATTACCACGACCCGTCCGTCCTACCTGCTGGGATCGCATGGCTTTATCTATGTATTCGACACTACCCGGAAATCTACATACGAAAATCTGGCGGCAGATCTTGAACATCTGAAATCGGGCTACAACGACGTCCCCGTACTGGTGGTAGGCAATAAAAGTGACCTTGTGACCAAAACCCATCTCAGGGAAAACAAAAAGTATTTCGACCAGGCCCATTATTTCTCAAGTGCCAAAACCGGAGAAAATGTAGAAACCCTTTTTGAAGAACTGACACAAAAACTGATTGACTAATGCTCAACGCCTATAAAAAGCAATTCCTGGTTCCAAAAGTGCAGTTTACCGTGATCTCGGAAAAGGGAGACATCCTGGACTCGGACGATATGCTTTTCCCCTTCAAAAAGGAAAAGAACATTATCCATTGCCACCCCTTTTTCGAAAGTATCATCCCCCTGCTCAACCATACGGAAAAATCGCTTTCCTTTTCCTGTGTACATATCAACGGAAAAATATGCGACATCGATTGCAAAACCTTTGAAGACAAGGACCCCGTAATTATTATTCACGACTTGTCCGAACACTATCAATCCCTGCAAACCGTTGCGCAAAAACGGAACGAAACGGTCATAGAATCGGAAATCCTCACCCTGCAGAATACGTATTTACAGGAAAAGGAGGCCTTTAAACGTACCTTTATAGCCAATTTCAGTCACGAAATCCGGAATCCGCTCACCGGAGTGTTCTCTTTCACCGAAATGCTGGAAAAAACCAGTCTTACCGATGAGCAATACGACCTGGTAGAAGTGATAAAAGCCCTGTGCCAGGACCTGAACGTCATGATAACGGACATCCTGGACCTTTCCAAAATAGAGGTGGGCAAGTTCGTTATAAACAATGAAATATTCGACTTTACCGAATTGCTCGACTCCATTAGTTTTATATATGCCACCAAGGCGAGGCAGAAGAAACTCCGCTTTCGCATGCACGTGGATGAAAAACTGCCGAGGTATATCGAAGGGGACAAAACACGAATAAAGCAGATACTGACCAATATTATAGAAAATGCCATCAAGTTTACCGAAGAGGGGTATATAGACCTCCATGTAAAGCTAAATCACAAAAGGGCAAACAAGGTAAATATCCAGTTCGAAATTACAGATACCGGAATCGGCATTCCCAAAAAGTATCTTAACGATATTTTTACCAGTTTTACACAGGTACATAAAGACAACAAATACCCCGGAACAGGTCTTGGCCTGACCATCGTAAAAAACCTCATCTCCCTGATGCAGGGCGAAATCACAGCGGAAAGCGAACCCGACAAGGGTACCGCCATACGGTTCAACCTGCGACTGAAGTTTCCTATAAACTACAAAGGGCCCGGGAAACCGGAGCAGGACAACAAGATCCTGTTCAAATCCAAAAAGAAATACAACATACTCCTTGTGGAAGACAATAAAATAAGCCAGATCATCGTACTCAAAATACTCTCTTCACAAGGCACTTTTTTCCTGGATATTGCCGAGAACGGGGAACAAGCCATGGAAAGGGTCGAAGAAAACCAGTACGACCTCATACTGCTGGATATCCGCCTTCCCGACGTGACCGGGTATGAACTGGCACCGGCCATCCGGAACCTACCGGAAAAAAAATATGCCAAAGTACCCATTGTGGCCCTTTCGGGCAGTATTCTGGGCGACAGCAAGACCAAATATAAAAAGTCGGCTATTAACGACGTGCTGCAAAAACCGTTTCAGGAACAACAATTGCTCAAAAAACTCCATAAATTCCTGAAATAAACACTCCCCGGATAATCTGTAAAAACCTCCGTGGATTTTGGTAAAATGGAATGGAACAGAAGGTAATTCACAGCGGTTTAACACCCCGTTGCTTACCTGTTCATATGCCGTATTTCTTCCTTAAAAGTATCGAGATCGGCGCCGTGTGAAATCAGGTCGTAAGCCTTGCTTATAATGTATTTTACATTTCCCGGAGTGAAGCCCAGCCCTACTGCAAGTTTATGTAACATTCGTGTTTCTTCCTCATCGGCTATGTGATCTACATAGACCATACAGGTAAGATCGTAAAGCCGCTCCAGGCGGGAGTCGTAGAAAAAAGGAGGGTTGATGGGGTATTTGTCCGGATTCTTTAATATGGTTTTATAATCTTCCTCCGAAATGTTCAGGTTATCCGCCAGACGGTCCAGGAATGCTTTTTCTTCCGGGTTGATGTTCCCGTCAGACAAAGCTATTCGAACTATGGCTGCAAAATGATCCCGGTTGCGCTCCAGGAAAGCGCTGGAATATAAATCTAAGATTGACATATGCTTTATAATATTTACGCTCCGAATTTTGCGCAAATATACATCTTTATCCATAATCCCGGACAGCATATCATCCGATTCTTAATCCCGAAGGCGAATTCGTGTTTCCCTTACGTTATAAAAAACCGTTTTTATTACCTTTGCACAAAATTATCTTTACAGTGAGCAAAACCCATGCCTCGCCAACAGCACTCCCGGCGACCATCGGGACATTGGGAATAGAACAGTCTCCGCAAATGCGAAAACTGCGGGATGCCATTGCCCATACCCAACCCCAGGAAAAA contains the following coding sequences:
- a CDS encoding fructose 1,6-bisphosphatase, with the translated sequence MAKEKNHPETNGTSVDPTSKIEAIKNLIFGENIQEYNTEFEAVKKDITQKKKELEALIEDTRTELMQTIDNLGTDVNIRITELENSLQDKADTLDQKKVDRSTLGKLLIQLGEKIKDK
- a CDS encoding cell envelope biogenesis protein OmpA — protein: MNENDKLNILKDILLTDDREYAETIAKRIKALEKVLHTRSELADRVDPIIDHKLDEFIDEIPKTLGPTITKTLKTEIKNSKEQVVEALYPIMGKMIKKYVWQEIKLLSERVSKQVENSFSLNAWKRKAKAWFTGVKEHDLILSELGNASVEQVFIIEKNSGILLGNYSKTKTIDEDMFSGMLTAIKSFVEDAFQQKGQNLELIEYELYHIHIQSFVSYYVAVVVSGQYTTPIKNKLQDIIFNFSENFLSLMIYNPDIDKNDIVNELNYYFNNDHI
- a CDS encoding Rab family GTPase, which produces MTISKKIVLLGHFGVGKTSLVRRFVENTFSDNYKVTIGVHILKKEVKLPENQVNLIIWDIEGSEDITTTRPSYLLGSHGFIYVFDTTRKSTYENLAADLEHLKSGYNDVPVLVVGNKSDLVTKTHLRENKKYFDQAHYFSSAKTGENVETLFEELTQKLID
- a CDS encoding ATP-binding protein — protein: MLNAYKKQFLVPKVQFTVISEKGDILDSDDMLFPFKKEKNIIHCHPFFESIIPLLNHTEKSLSFSCVHINGKICDIDCKTFEDKDPVIIIHDLSEHYQSLQTVAQKRNETVIESEILTLQNTYLQEKEAFKRTFIANFSHEIRNPLTGVFSFTEMLEKTSLTDEQYDLVEVIKALCQDLNVMITDILDLSKIEVGKFVINNEIFDFTELLDSISFIYATKARQKKLRFRMHVDEKLPRYIEGDKTRIKQILTNIIENAIKFTEEGYIDLHVKLNHKRANKVNIQFEITDTGIGIPKKYLNDIFTSFTQVHKDNKYPGTGLGLTIVKNLISLMQGEITAESEPDKGTAIRFNLRLKFPINYKGPGKPEQDNKILFKSKKKYNILLVEDNKISQIIVLKILSSQGTFFLDIAENGEQAMERVEENQYDLILLDIRLPDVTGYELAPAIRNLPEKKYAKVPIVALSGSILGDSKTKYKKSAINDVLQKPFQEQQLLKKLHKFLK
- a CDS encoding TerB family tellurite resistance protein, whose amino-acid sequence is MSILDLYSSAFLERNRDHFAAIVRIALSDGNINPEEKAFLDRLADNLNISEEDYKTILKNPDKYPINPPFFYDSRLERLYDLTCMVYVDHIADEEETRMLHKLAVGLGFTPGNVKYIISKAYDLISHGADLDTFKEEIRHMNR